From Catharus ustulatus isolate bCatUst1 chromosome 6, bCatUst1.pri.v2, whole genome shotgun sequence, a single genomic window includes:
- the DDB1 gene encoding DNA damage-binding protein 1 gives MSYNYVVTAQKPTAVNGCVTGHFTSAEDLNLLIAKNTRLEIYVVTAEGLRPVKEVGMYGKTAVMELFRPKGESKDLLFILTAKYNACILEYKQNGDSIDIITRAHGNVQDRIGRPSETGIIGIIDPECRMIGLRLYDGLFKVIPLDRENKELKAFNIRLEELQVIDVKFLYGCQAPTICFVYQDPQGRHVKTYEVSLREKEFNKGPWKQENVEAEASMVIAVPEPFGGAIIIGQESITYHNGDKYLAIAPPIIKQSTIVCHNRVDPNGSRYLLGDMEGRLFMLLLEKEEQMDGTVTLKDLRVELLGETSIAECLTYLDNGVVFVGSRLGDSQLVKLNVDSNEQGSYVVAMETFTNLGPIVDMCVVDLERQGQGQLVTCSGAFKEGSLRIIRNGIGIHEHASIDLPGIKGLWPLRSDPHRETDNTLVLSFVGQTRVLMLNGEEVEETELTGFVDDQQTFFCGNVAHQQLIQITSASVRLVSQEPKSLVSEWKEPNGKNISVASCNSNQVVVAVGRALYYLEIRPQELRQISCTEMEHEVACLDITPLGDSNGMSPLCAIGLWTDISARILKLPSFELLHKEMLGGEIIPRSILMTTFESSHYLLCALGDGALFYFGLSLETGLLSDRKKVTLGTQPTVLRTFRSLSTTNVFACSDRPTVIYSSNHKLVFSNVNLKEVNYMCPLNSDGYPDSLALANNSTLTIGTIDEIQKLHIRTVPLYESPRKICYQEVSQCFGVLSSRIEVQDASGGTTALRPSASTQALSSSVSTSKLFSSSTAPHETSFGEEVEVHNLLIIDQHTFEVLHAHQFLQNEYALSLVSCKLGKDPNTYFIVGTAMVYPEEAEPKQGRIVVFHYSDGKLQSLAEKEVKGAVYSMVEFNGKLLASINSTVRLYEWTAEKELRTECNHYNNIMALYLKTKGDFILVGDLMRSVLLLAYKPMEGNFEEIARDFNPNWMSAVEILDDDNFLGAENAFNLFVCQKDSAATTDEERQHLQEVGLSHLGEFVNVFCHGSLVMQNLGETSTPTQGSVLFGTVNGMIGLVTSLSESWYNLLLDMQNRLNKVIKSVGKIEHSFWRSFHTERKTEPATGFIDGDLIESFLDISRPKMQEVVANLQIDDGSGMKREATVDDLIKIVEELTRIH, from the exons ATGTCCTATAACTACGTGGTGACGGCGCAGAAGCCGACGGCCGTCAATGGCTGCGTCACCG gaCACTTCACCTCTGCAGAGGACCTGAACCTGCTGATTGCCAAGAACACCCGGCTGGAGATCTATGTCGTGACAGCCGAGGGGCTCCGGCCCGTCAAGGAAGTGGGGATGTATGGAAAAACCGCCGTCATGGAGCTCTTCCGCCCCAAG GGGGAGAGCAAGGATTTGCTGTTCATCCTGACAGCCAAGTACAATGCCTGCATCCTGGAATACAAGCAGAACGGGGATAGCATCGACATCATCACCCGTGCCCATGGAAATGTGCAG GATCGCATCGGCCGCCCCTCGGAGACGGGGATTATCGGGATCATCGATCCCGAGTGCCGGATGATCGGGCTGCGGCTCTATGACGGCCTCTTCAAGGTCATCCCCCTGGATAGGGAGAACAAGGAATTAAAGGCCTTCAACATCCGCCTGGAAGAGCTCCAGGTCATCGATGTGAAATTCCTCTACGGCTGCCAAGCTCCCACCATCTGCTTCGTCTACCAG GACCCCCAGGGCCGCCACGTGAAGACATACGAGGTGTCACTGAGGGAGAAGGAATTCAACAAAGGCCCTTGGAAGCAGGAAAACGTGGAGGCCGAAGCCTCCATGGTCATTGCAG TGCCGGAGCCCTTCGGAGGCGCCATTATCATCGGGCAGGAATCCATCACCTACCACAACGGGGATAAATATCTGGCTATTGCTCCTCCCATCATCAAG caaAGCACCATTGTGTGCCACAACCGTGTGGATCCCAACGGATCGCGGTATTTGCTGGGAGACATGGAAGGGCGGCTCTTCatgctgctcctggagaaggaggagcagaTGGATGGCACTGTCACCTTGAAGGATCTCcgtgtggagctgctgggagag ACATCCATTGCCGAGTGCCTGACCTACCTGGATAACGGAGTGGTGTTTGTTGGCTCCAGGCTTGGAGATTCCCAGCTCGTGAAG CTCAATGTGGACAGCAACGAGCAGGGATCCTATGTGGTGGCCATGGAGACCTTCACCAACCTCGGGCCCATCGTGGACATGTGTGTGGTGGACCTGGAGAGGCAAGGCCAAGGCCAG ctgGTCACCTGCTCTGGGGCCTTCAAAGAGGGATCGCTGCGGATCATCCGGAATGGCATTGGCATCCATGAGCACGCCAGCATCGACCTGCCAGGAATTAAAG GATTGTGGCCACTGAGGTCGGATCCGCACCGGGAGACGGACAACACCTTAGTGTTGTCCTTTGTTGGCCAGACCAG GGTTCTGATGTTGAACGGAGAGGAAGTGGAAGAGACGGAGCTCACAGGATTTGTGGATGACCAGCAGACGTTCTTCTGTGGCAACGTGGCACACCAGCAGCTAATCCAG ATCACCTCTGCCTCTGTGCGACTGGTCAGCCAGGAGCCCAAATCTCTGGTGAGTGAGTGGAAAGAGCCCAATGGGAAGAACATCAGCGTCGCTTCCTGCAACAGCAACCAGGTGGTGGTGGCCGTGGGGAGAGCCTTGTACTACCTGGAAATCCGGCCCCAGGAGCTCCGGCAGATCAG TTGCACGGAGATGGAGCACGAGGTGGCCTGCCTGGACATCACCCCCCTGGGAGACTCCAACGGGATGTCCCCGCTCTGCGCCATCGGGCTCTGGACCGACATCTCCGCCCGCATCCTGAAGCTCCCGTCCTTCGAGCTGCTGCACAAGGAGATGCTGGGAGGAG AGATTATCCCTCGCTCCATCCTGATGACGACCTTTGAGAGCAGCCACTACCTCCTGTGTGCCCTGGGTGATGGAGCTCTCTTCTACTTCGGCCTCAGCCTCGAGACAG GCTTGCTGAGTGACAGGAAGAAGGTGACCCTGGGCACACAGCCCACAGTGCTGAGGACGTTCCGCTCCTTGTCCACCACCAACGTGTTTGCCTGCTCCGACCGCCCCACCGTCATCTACAGCAGCAACCACAAGCTGGTCTTCTCCAACGTCAACCTCAAGGAGGTCAACTACATGTGCCCCCTCAATTCCGATGGATACCCTGACAG tTTGGCCTTGGCCAACAACAGTACTCTGACCATCGGCACCATTGATGAGATCCAGAAGCTGCACATCCGCACCGTTCCTCTCTACGAATCGCCCAG GAAAATCTGTTACCAAGAGGTGTCCcagtgttttggggtgctctcCAGCCGGATCGAGGTGCAGGATGCCAGTGGGGGCACCACAGCGCTCAGACCCAGTGCCAGCACCCAG GCCTTGTCCAGCAGTGTGAGCACTAGcaagctgttttccagcagcacagctccacacgaGACATCCTtcggggaggaggtggaagTGCATAACTTGCTCATCATTGACCAGCACACCTTCGAAG tgctCCATGCTCACCAATTCCTGCAAAATGAGTATGCCCTCAGCCTGGTCTCCTGCAAGCTGGGAAAGGATCCCAACACCTACTTCATTGTGGGCACTGCCATGGTGTATCCCGAGGAAGCAGAGCCCAAGCAGGGCCGGATCGTCGTCTTCCACTACTCTGATG ggaagctgcagagcTTGGCTGAGAAGGAGGTCAAGGGAGCTGTGTATTCCATGGTGGAATTCAACGGGAAGCTGTTAGCCAGCATCAACAGCACG GTCCGCCTGTATGAGTGGACAGCGGAGAAGGAATTGCGCACGGAATGCAACCACTACAACAACATCATGGCCCTGTACCTGAAAACCAAGGGGGACTTCATCCTGGTGGGAGACCTCATGcgctctgtgctgctcctggcctACAAACCCATGGAAGGGAATTTCGAGGAG ATTGCCCGGGATTTCAATCCAAACTGGATGAGTGCCGTGGAGATCCTGGATGATGATAATTTCTTGGGAGCGGAGAATGCTTTCAATCTGTTTGTGTGTCAGAAGGACAG CGCGGCCACAACAGATGAGGAGcggcagcacctgcaggaagTGGGATTATCCCACCTGGGAGAGTTCGTCAATGTTTTCTGCCATGGATCCCTGGTCATGCAGAACTTGGGAGAGACTTCCACGCCCACCCAGGGATCCGTGCTCTTCGGCACTGTCAATGGAATGATTg GCCTGGTGACATCCCTGTCAGAAAGCTGGTACAACCTGCTCTTGGACATGCAGAACAGGCTCAACAAAGTCATCAAGAGCGTGGGGAAGATTGAGCATTCCTT ctggagatCGTTCCACACCGAACGGAAAACGGAACCGGCCACAGGATTCATCGATGGAGACCTGATCGAGAGTTTCCTGGATATCAGCAGGCCCAAGATGCAGGAAGTGGTGGCAAACCTGCAG ATCGATGATGGAAGCGGGATGAAGAGAGAAGCCACCGTGGATGACCTGATAAAGATCGTCGAGGAGCTGACCCGGATCCATTAG